From the genome of Triticum aestivum cultivar Chinese Spring chromosome 3B, IWGSC CS RefSeq v2.1, whole genome shotgun sequence, one region includes:
- the LOC123071613 gene encoding uncharacterized protein isoform X1, which produces MLAATTAGRRAIAPHQEKRRRSRRPPPCQGVAERTALRMRVGRLCCRAAWRAVVLLRREERCCRDVVVAAVDGRADGGRGCSLNHPHPGGKGRRRVDERPPLRPSSVRNPRPISFKRVCSRLPIVESMEAGAAFFHRFFFLCSSRLINSS; this is translated from the exons ATGTTGGCCGCCaccaccgccggccgccgcgccatcGCGCCGCATCAGGAGAAGCGGCGTCGGAGCCGAAGGCCGCCGCCGTGCCAAGGTGTGGCGGAGAGAACTGCGCTCCGCATGCGCGTTGGCCGTCTCTGTTGCCGGGCTGCGTGGCGGGCCGTGGTGCTCCTCCGGAGGGAGGAGCGTTGCTGCCGGGATGTGGTCGTCGCCGCTGTAGACGGCCGTGCCGATGGAGGCCGCGGGTGCAGCCTCAACCATCCGCATCCAGGGGGAAAAGGGAGGAGGAGAGTGGACGAGCGGCCGCCGCTTAGACCTTCCTCCGTCCGGAATCCGCGGCCGATCTCATTTAAGAG AGTGTGTTCGAGGCTTCCAATTGTTGAATCGATGGAGGCTGGCGCTGCGTTCTTCCATCGGTTCTTCTTTCTTTGTAGTTCACGATTGATCAATTCTTCGTGA
- the LOC123071612 gene encoding splicing regulator RBM11, whose translation MSRNPACSVYVGNLDEKVPERVLYEILIQAGHVVDLYIPCDKETERPKGFAFAEYETEAIAQYAVKLFSGLVRLNGKTLKFALSGQDKPSSNGNNPVMPKLNPVPLPKQPQFVHSSDTLVSHKPAYPVVNGGIPHNGFSQGYHPYNVHPQALPPRPVHEHREFVHGTYGYNSHAYGSVLNASYGGYVVNAVGHGAMRQPIIYPSY comes from the exons ATGTCGAGGAACCCGGCCTGCAGCGTCTACGTAG GCAACTTGGATGAGAAGGTGCCTGAAAGAGTCTTGTATGAGATTCTTATTCAGGCAGGTCATGTAGTAGACCTATACATACCATGTGACAAAGAAACTGAGCGCCCTAAAGGTTTTGCTTTTGCTGAGTATGAGACAGAGGCAATTGCTCAGTATGCTGTTAAACTTTTTTCAGGACTTGTTAGGCTTAATGGTAAAACACTTAAATTTGCG CTTTCTGGACAAGACAAGCCCTCATCAAATGGCAATAATCCAGTAATGCCTAAACTCAACCCTGTACCATTACCAAAGCAGCCTCAGTTTGTGCATTCTAGTGATACGCTTGTGTCGCATAAACCAGCATATCCGGTGGTAAATGGTGGGATTCCACATAATGGCTTTTCACAAGGCTATCATCCTTACAATGTTCACCCTCAAG CATTACCACCTCGACCGGTGCATGAGCACCGAGAATTTGTACATGGTACGTATGGTTACAACAGTCATGCATATGGTTCTGTTCTGAATGCTAGCTACGGAGGTTATGTTGTGAATGCTGTTGGTCATGGAGCTATGAGGCAACCAATCATTTACCCATCCTACTAG
- the LOC123071609 gene encoding SUN domain-containing protein 4 isoform X1: protein MQKSRRDLMKRKAAAKAHEQSAGAAAGMRRRRLYGFSASLVVASWVALLILNSLVGHGDGQRGTHDGGDPIVAIPIAGPGPTMNEGSVSPDVVHQEHEENLAVSADTCVKLDASVLLSEETVLQEDELCPKDDTQSDDMEALIEDDRIELSEGQGKEQTLTMDDQIHLSEGRGEEEVLAKDDQIEQSEGQGESPHLTNIDSVAHPAEKVDAEDVPKPARLARIVPPGLDEFKTRAIAERGKDASSQTGHVIHRREPSGQLYNYASAAKGAKVLDFNKEAKGASNILDKDKDKYLRNPCSVEGKYVIIELSEETLVDTIAIANFEHYSSNLKEFEMLSSLIYPTENWETLGRFTVANAKHAQSFTFPEPKWARYLKFNLLSHYGSASYCTLSMLEVYGMDAVEKMLENLIPVENRNAESDDKSKEPIEQPPLKEPSGGKDSSQEPLDEDEFEVEDDKPNGDSSRNGVHDQIVETRTLQAGRIPGDTVLKILMQKVQSLDVSFSVLERYLEELNSRYGQIFKDFDSDIDSKDALLEKIKLELKELQSSKNDFARDIESILSWKSVASSQLDQLVLDNLILRSEYERFRDKQVDLENRSFVVIFLCFIFGCLAIAKLSIGMIFNICRLYDCEKLDMVKSGWLVLLLSSCIVASILVIQ from the exons ATGCAGAAGTCGCGGAGAGACCTCATGAAGAGGAAGGCGGCGGCCAAGGCGCACGAGCAGAGCGCGGGCGCGGCCGCCGGGATGAGGAGGCGGCGGCTCTACGGCTTCTCCGCCTCGCTCGTCGTTGCGTCCTGGGTCGCGCTCCTCATCCTCAACTCGCTCGTCGGCCACGGCGACGGTCAACGCGGTACGCACG ATGGTGGAGACCCTATTGTTGCCATTCCCATTGCTGGGCCTGGGCCTACAATGAATGAAGGTTCTGTTAGTCCTGATGTTGTACACCAGGAGCATGAGGAGAATTTGGcagtgtctgctgacacatgtgtAAAACTTGATGCAAGTGTCTTGCTTTCAGAAGAGACAGTGCTGCAGGAAGATGAACTGTGTCCCAAGGATGATACCCAAAGTGATGACATGGAAGCTCTAATAGAGGATGATCGAATTGAGCTGTCGGAAGGTCAGGGCAAGGAACAAACTCTAACCATGGATGATCAAATTCACCTGTCAGAAGGTCGGGGTGAGGAAGAAGTTCTGGCCAAGGATGATCAAATCGAGCAGTCAGAAGGTCAGGGTGAGAGTCCTCATCTGACAAACATTGACTCTGTAGCTCATCCAGCGGAGAAGGTGGATGCTGAAGATGTTCCCAAACCAGCAAGATTGGCACGGATTGTTCCTCCCGGTCTTGATGAATTCAAGACGAGAGCAATTGCTGAAAGGGGAAAGGATGCCTCTAGTCAAACTGGTCATGTGATCCACCGAAGGGAACCTAGTGGTCAGTTGTACAATTATGCTTCGGCAGCTAAAGGGGCAAAGGTTCTGGATTTTAACAAGGAGGCCAAAGGCGCTTCCAACATTCTAGACAAAGATAAGGATAAGTATCTCCGCAATCCTTGCTCCGTTGAGGGAAAATATGTCATCATAGAGCTTTCTGAAGAAACCTTGGTAGATACCATTGCAATTGCAAATTTTGAGCATTACTCTTCTAATTTAAAAGAATTTGAAATGCTGAGCAGTCTTATTTATCCCACAGAAAACTGGGAAACACTTGGGAGATTCACTGTCGCAAATGCGAAGCATGCTCAGAGTTTCACATTTCCCGAGCCAAAGTGGGCGAGGTACTTGAAGTTCAATTTGCTAAGCCATTATGGTTCTGCAAGCTATTGTACACTGAGTATGCTTGAGGTGTACGGAATGGATGCTGTGGAAAAGATGCTCGAGAACTTGATCCCAGTTGAGAATAGAAATGCTGAATCTGATGACAAATCGAAGGAGCCAATTGAGCAACCACCTTTGAAGGAGCCTAGTGGTGGAAAAGACTCCTCACAGGAACCCCTTGATGAAGAtgaatttgaggtagaagatgaTAAGCCAAATGGAGATTCATCAAGGAATGGTGTTCATGATCAGATTGTAGAGACAAGGACACTTCAGGCTGGCAGAATTCCTGGAGATACAGTTCTTAAGATACTGATGCAGAAAGTTCAGTCTCTTGATGTGAGCTTTTCTGTATTGGAGCGGTACCTAGAGGAACTCAACAGCAGATATGGACAAATTTTTAAGGATTTCGATTCTGATATTGATAGCAAAGATGCACTCTTGGAGAAGATAAAATTGGAGTTGAAGGAGCTTCAGAGCAGCAAAAATGACTTT GCGAGAGATATTGAAAGTATCCTTTCATGGAAGTCAGTTGCCTCCTCGCAGTTAGACCAACTTGTCCTGGATAATCTCATACTCAG ATCTGAGTATGAGCGATTTCGGGATAAGCAGGTTGACCTGGAGAATAGGAGCTTTGTTGTTATATTCCTGTGTTTTATTTTTGGATGCCTAGCCATAGCTAAATTGTCCATAGGTATGATATTCAATATTTGTAGGTTATATGATTGTGAAAAGTTGGATATGGTAAAATCCGGATGGCTTGTGCTGCTGCTGAGCAGCTGCATTGTGGCCTCCATTTTGGTAATACAGTGA
- the LOC123071610 gene encoding phytolongin Phyl1.2-like codes for MSSRRSNPRGFVVSRLEAMKEATAGVSEGDGLESSVFFFVAVTSRAKKDRLSYFRSSEVGEDAEASRALAALCLDHAPEHHRWHHHTYDGRRTFAVLAADDGRTYLAVAEPTPGSSEVVRFLERVRDTCNAMPRRRLRDEAVSGLVRQFAQTLQAGTSSSAAANSMVFPGDGSWSEHASDKDEEAQPEDGAPRRRPGRPSWRRTWWRRHAMAVIGVDVVLCLVLFGVWMAVCHGFSCVQR; via the coding sequence ATGAGCTCTCGCCGATCAAACCCGAGAGGCTTCGTCGTCTCAAGACTGGAGGCGATGAAGGAGGCCACCGCCGGCGTCAGCGAAGGTGACGGCCTGGAGTCCAGCGTCTTCTTCTTTGTGGCCGTGACGTCCAGGGCCAAGAAGGACAGGCTATCGTACTTCCGGTCCAGCGAGGTTGGCGAGGACGCGGAGGCGTCCCGTGCCCTGGCGGCGCTCTGCCTCGACCACGCGCCGGAGCACCACCGATGGCACCATCACACCTACGACGGCAGACGCACGTTCGCGGTCCTTGCAGCCGATGATGGCCGCACGTACCTCGCCGTCGCGGAGCCCACGCCGGGCAGCTCCGAGGTCGTCCGCTTCCTGGAGCGCGTCCGTGACACGTGCAACGCCATGCCCAGGAGGAGGCTGCGCGACGAAGCAGTGTCCGGCCTCGTGCGGCAGTTCGCGCAGACGCTTCAGGCCGGGACGAGCTCCTCCGCGGCTGCAAACTCGATGGTATTCCCCGGCGACGGTTCATGGAGCGAGCATGCTTCCGACAAGGACGAGGAGGCGCAGCCGGAGGACGGGGCGCCACGCAGGCGGCCAGGACGGCCCTCCTGGAGGCGCACGTGGTGGCGGCGGCACGCCATGGCCGTGATCGGTGTGGACGTGGTGCTGTGCCTGGTCCTGTTCGGCGTGTGGATGGCCGTGTGCCATGGGTTCAGCTGCGTGCAGCGATGA
- the LOC123071609 gene encoding SUN domain-containing protein 4 isoform X2, translated as MQKSRRDLMKRKAAAKAHEQSAGAAAGMRRRRLYGFSASLVVASWVALLILNSLVGHGDGQRDGGDPIVAIPIAGPGPTMNEGSVSPDVVHQEHEENLAVSADTCVKLDASVLLSEETVLQEDELCPKDDTQSDDMEALIEDDRIELSEGQGKEQTLTMDDQIHLSEGRGEEEVLAKDDQIEQSEGQGESPHLTNIDSVAHPAEKVDAEDVPKPARLARIVPPGLDEFKTRAIAERGKDASSQTGHVIHRREPSGQLYNYASAAKGAKVLDFNKEAKGASNILDKDKDKYLRNPCSVEGKYVIIELSEETLVDTIAIANFEHYSSNLKEFEMLSSLIYPTENWETLGRFTVANAKHAQSFTFPEPKWARYLKFNLLSHYGSASYCTLSMLEVYGMDAVEKMLENLIPVENRNAESDDKSKEPIEQPPLKEPSGGKDSSQEPLDEDEFEVEDDKPNGDSSRNGVHDQIVETRTLQAGRIPGDTVLKILMQKVQSLDVSFSVLERYLEELNSRYGQIFKDFDSDIDSKDALLEKIKLELKELQSSKNDFARDIESILSWKSVASSQLDQLVLDNLILRSEYERFRDKQVDLENRSFVVIFLCFIFGCLAIAKLSIGMIFNICRLYDCEKLDMVKSGWLVLLLSSCIVASILVIQ; from the exons ATGCAGAAGTCGCGGAGAGACCTCATGAAGAGGAAGGCGGCGGCCAAGGCGCACGAGCAGAGCGCGGGCGCGGCCGCCGGGATGAGGAGGCGGCGGCTCTACGGCTTCTCCGCCTCGCTCGTCGTTGCGTCCTGGGTCGCGCTCCTCATCCTCAACTCGCTCGTCGGCCACGGCGACGGTCAACGCG ATGGTGGAGACCCTATTGTTGCCATTCCCATTGCTGGGCCTGGGCCTACAATGAATGAAGGTTCTGTTAGTCCTGATGTTGTACACCAGGAGCATGAGGAGAATTTGGcagtgtctgctgacacatgtgtAAAACTTGATGCAAGTGTCTTGCTTTCAGAAGAGACAGTGCTGCAGGAAGATGAACTGTGTCCCAAGGATGATACCCAAAGTGATGACATGGAAGCTCTAATAGAGGATGATCGAATTGAGCTGTCGGAAGGTCAGGGCAAGGAACAAACTCTAACCATGGATGATCAAATTCACCTGTCAGAAGGTCGGGGTGAGGAAGAAGTTCTGGCCAAGGATGATCAAATCGAGCAGTCAGAAGGTCAGGGTGAGAGTCCTCATCTGACAAACATTGACTCTGTAGCTCATCCAGCGGAGAAGGTGGATGCTGAAGATGTTCCCAAACCAGCAAGATTGGCACGGATTGTTCCTCCCGGTCTTGATGAATTCAAGACGAGAGCAATTGCTGAAAGGGGAAAGGATGCCTCTAGTCAAACTGGTCATGTGATCCACCGAAGGGAACCTAGTGGTCAGTTGTACAATTATGCTTCGGCAGCTAAAGGGGCAAAGGTTCTGGATTTTAACAAGGAGGCCAAAGGCGCTTCCAACATTCTAGACAAAGATAAGGATAAGTATCTCCGCAATCCTTGCTCCGTTGAGGGAAAATATGTCATCATAGAGCTTTCTGAAGAAACCTTGGTAGATACCATTGCAATTGCAAATTTTGAGCATTACTCTTCTAATTTAAAAGAATTTGAAATGCTGAGCAGTCTTATTTATCCCACAGAAAACTGGGAAACACTTGGGAGATTCACTGTCGCAAATGCGAAGCATGCTCAGAGTTTCACATTTCCCGAGCCAAAGTGGGCGAGGTACTTGAAGTTCAATTTGCTAAGCCATTATGGTTCTGCAAGCTATTGTACACTGAGTATGCTTGAGGTGTACGGAATGGATGCTGTGGAAAAGATGCTCGAGAACTTGATCCCAGTTGAGAATAGAAATGCTGAATCTGATGACAAATCGAAGGAGCCAATTGAGCAACCACCTTTGAAGGAGCCTAGTGGTGGAAAAGACTCCTCACAGGAACCCCTTGATGAAGAtgaatttgaggtagaagatgaTAAGCCAAATGGAGATTCATCAAGGAATGGTGTTCATGATCAGATTGTAGAGACAAGGACACTTCAGGCTGGCAGAATTCCTGGAGATACAGTTCTTAAGATACTGATGCAGAAAGTTCAGTCTCTTGATGTGAGCTTTTCTGTATTGGAGCGGTACCTAGAGGAACTCAACAGCAGATATGGACAAATTTTTAAGGATTTCGATTCTGATATTGATAGCAAAGATGCACTCTTGGAGAAGATAAAATTGGAGTTGAAGGAGCTTCAGAGCAGCAAAAATGACTTT GCGAGAGATATTGAAAGTATCCTTTCATGGAAGTCAGTTGCCTCCTCGCAGTTAGACCAACTTGTCCTGGATAATCTCATACTCAG ATCTGAGTATGAGCGATTTCGGGATAAGCAGGTTGACCTGGAGAATAGGAGCTTTGTTGTTATATTCCTGTGTTTTATTTTTGGATGCCTAGCCATAGCTAAATTGTCCATAGGTATGATATTCAATATTTGTAGGTTATATGATTGTGAAAAGTTGGATATGGTAAAATCCGGATGGCTTGTGCTGCTGCTGAGCAGCTGCATTGTGGCCTCCATTTTGGTAATACAGTGA
- the LOC123071613 gene encoding uncharacterized protein isoform X2, with amino-acid sequence MLAATTAGRRAIAPHQEKRRRSRRPPPCQGVAERTALRMRVGRLCCRAAWRAVVLLRREERCCRDVVVAAVDGRADGGRGCSLNHPHPGGKGRRRVDERPPLRPSSVRNPRPISFKRQEHHKLKKSHGCLQLLSVFEASNC; translated from the exons ATGTTGGCCGCCaccaccgccggccgccgcgccatcGCGCCGCATCAGGAGAAGCGGCGTCGGAGCCGAAGGCCGCCGCCGTGCCAAGGTGTGGCGGAGAGAACTGCGCTCCGCATGCGCGTTGGCCGTCTCTGTTGCCGGGCTGCGTGGCGGGCCGTGGTGCTCCTCCGGAGGGAGGAGCGTTGCTGCCGGGATGTGGTCGTCGCCGCTGTAGACGGCCGTGCCGATGGAGGCCGCGGGTGCAGCCTCAACCATCCGCATCCAGGGGGAAAAGGGAGGAGGAGAGTGGACGAGCGGCCGCCGCTTAGACCTTCCTCCGTCCGGAATCCGCGGCCGATCTCATTTAAGAGGCAAGAACATCACAAATTGAAGAAATCACATGGATGCTTACAGTTATTG AGTGTGTTCGAGGCTTCCAATTGTTGA